GATATCCGTCTCAGAAAGGGCGCTCATGGCCGCGAGCAGCTTGGGCCAGTCCTCGTCCTCCAGCTCGCCCGAGCGCACGCGCTGCATGTCCACCAGCGCCTCGGAGCACAGCATGCGGTTGGCCAGCTGGGCGACGCTCATCTCCAGGCTGAACACCGCCACCTTGGCCCTGTGCTTGATGGCCGCGTTCTGCACCAGGTTCATGACAAAGCTTGTCTTGCCCATAGAGGGGCGGGCCGCCACCAATATCAGCTCGGAGCCGTGGAAGCCCGCGGTGCGGTTGTCCAAATCCACAAAGCCGGTGGGGATGCCCGTGACGCGCTGCTTGGTGGCATAGGCCTGCTCAATCTGCTCGTAGGCGTCCATCAGCACGTCCTTGAGCGGCGAGAACGCCTGGCGCGTCTTACGCTGGGAAATATTGAAGATGGCCTGCTCGGCGGAATCGAGCACCTCCTCCACCTCGCCGGAGGGCTGATAGCTCTCCTTGGCGATGCCCTCGCCCGCCGCGATCAGGCGGCGCAGGGTGGATTTATCCTCCACAATTTTAATGTAGGCCTCCACATTGGCCGCGCCGGGCACGGACTGGGAGAGGTCCACCAGGTACGTCGGCCCGCCGATGCCGTCAATGGAGCCGCGCGAGCGCAGCTCGTCGGTGACTGTGACCAGGTCCACCGGCTTGCCCGCGCTGTAGAGCGCCAGCATCGCCGCGTAGATCTCCCGGTGCGCGGGCACGTAAAAATCCTCCGGCGCGAGCACTGCTGCCGCCTGCGCGGTTGCCGCCTCGGAGAGCATCATGCAGCCCAGCGTCGATTGTTCCGCCTCCATGCTGGAGGGGGGCATCCTGTCCTGTACCATACGTTACCCTTCGTTCGCCTCAACCGACACAGTGATCTGCGCGGTCATTTCCGCGTACACGCGCACGCTCACCTGCACCTCTCCCGCCTGCTTGATGGGCGCGGCGAGCTCCACGCGCTTTTTATCCAGCTTGATGCCATGCTGTTTTTCCAGCGCATCGCAGATCTCCTTGCTGGTCACCGAGCCGAACAGCCGGCCGTCCTTGCCCGCCTTGACCTGCACGCGCACGCGCATGCCGCTGAGTTTTTCGCACAGCGCCTGCGCCTCGGCCTTCTCCACATCCTTGCGGTGCTGTAAGGTGCGCTTCTTCTGCTGGATATTGTTCAGGTTGTTGCCCGTGGCCTCCAGCGCCAGGTTGCGCGGGAACAAAAAGTTGCGGGCGAAACCGTCGCTCACCTGCACGATATCGTCCTGTTTGCCCGTGCCTTTGACATCCTGCAGCAAAATCACTTTCATGGTTACTCGTCCTCCTTATGCTTCTCATGGTCCTCATCCTCCCCGTCCGGCGTCGGGGCGTCCGTATGTTCCTCCTGCGCGTCCGGCGGCGTGGGCGACTGGGGCTTTTCCCCGCCATCCTGCGGGGGCATCATGTCGTCGGGAAAGCGCATCATCTGCTTGAGGCGCGGGCCCAGCTCCATCATCAGGCGGAAGCGGAACACGTGCTCGAAAATGCCCAGCATCGTCACAATCGGCGCGGTGATGGGCGCAAGCAGGATCAGCAGCAGCGCAAGCAGCGCGATGCGCGCGGCCCTTTTCATCTTCCAGCGCTGCAAAAAGTAGGAGCAGCACGCAAGGCCCTGCACAAAGAACACCACGCTCAGCAGCGTGTAGAGAATATCCTGCACCGCGTTAAAGCTGCTCCAGCCGAAGAGGGACGCCAGCAGCGCGAGGATCATCAGCAAAAACAGGCCGTTGCCGATATCACGCGGCACTTCCCACAGTTTAAACGGGGGCAGCTTGCGCCGCGGCGCGCCCGTAAGGCCCAACAAGCCCCTGCCATTTCGCTCCTTGGCCAGCTTGCCCGCCGCGCCCGCGTAGACGATCAGCCCGCCGATGGCGCTGTATACCACCACCAGGTAGGGCAGCACGCTGCGGATCAGCGTCTCGATGATGGTGCCGGTCTGGGCCACGAGGGTATCGCGAGAGAGCGCCGCCGACTGCTCGGCCACGCGCACCGCGTCCGCAAAGGTGAAGCTTTCGCTCAGCGTCACCCCGTCGATGATTTTTTGGGACTGCCACAGTATGCGCAGCGTCTGCATGCTCGCGGGGGTATCCGCCTGCGCCAGGCCCTGGTGCAGCGCCTCGGAAAGCGCGCCGATGGGCTCGCTGCCCACCGCCATGGCCGCAATGCCCCACACGACAAGCAGTGAGAGCGCCATGCCCATGCACGCCATGATCAGCCCGTCAAAGTGCGGGCCTTTGGGGCGCTTCTTCCACCAGAGGCCCACCATCAGCGTGGGGATGCCCAGCAGCGCAAGCAGCACCGCCACCGGCACCCAGTCGATGCCAAACACCAGCAGCGTGCCCAGCACGCTCATGACCACCAGCATCGTGGCCAAATCCCGCCGGCCGCCGCAGAAGAGCACCAAAAGCAGGATGATGCACGCCGGCAGCAGCAGCGGCACGGCAAAGCCGAGCACCAGCAGCACCGCGTAAAGGCATCCAACCAGGATGTCCCTGCCCCATCTGCCCGAGGCGCCTTTGTCTTTTTGCACGTTCATTCCTCCCAAAGCGCGCGCACCCTTCTGGCTTTAAGGGCCCTGGCGCGCCGTCACACGCACAGCGTGCATCCATTGCACAATGTATCTGATAATTATAGCGTCTTTTGGGCAAAAACACAATGCCGCCCGCCCAGCTGCCTGCGCGCCCGCCACAGCGGAAAAAAGCGCTTGACTCTCACGCGGCGGCATGCTTTAGTATGTGCGTATAGCAAGCAGGGAGGTTGGCATGCATGAAAACCGTGAAGGAAGTCTCGCAGATGACGGGCATCAGCATCCGGGCACTGCGCTACTACGATGAGATCGGCCTGCTCAAGCCCACCGCGTGCACGGACGCGCGCTGCCGCCTCTACGACGCGGACGCGCTGGAAAAGCTGCAGCTCATCTCTCTTTTGCGGGAGCTGGAGGTGCCGCTTACCGAAATCAAGCGCATGCTCGCACTTCCCAGAGAGGCGTTTTGCGTGGCGCTGCGCGCGCATAAAAAGACGCTCGTGCGCAGGCGCAACCGGTTAAACGGCCTCATTGCCTACATCGAGGATACGACAAGCGGCGGGGACGCGCCGCGCTTTGCCCCATTTGACAAGGCGCAGATAGATGCGATCTTTGACCACGCACTATCGCTGCAAAGCGCGGCGTCCATCCAGGCGATCACTGATCACTTCGGCAGCATCGACGCCCTGCGCGCCATGTTCACCCGGCACCTGCAGGACGAGGCGGTGAGCGCACATGTTTCCCATATGTACGCCAACAAGGAGAAGGCGGTCTGCGCCAGCCTGCAGCATATGGGGGACGCGCAGGCGCTTGCGGCGCATAAGGATGCGTTCGACGCAGTGTACTGGCAGTTTGCCCAGGCCATGCAGGCAAAGGACGAGGCGCTCGCCATGGACGCGGTGCAAAAGCTTGCCAACATCTATCAAGCCATGTTCCGGCTGGATAACGCAAGATACCTGCTGCTGAAGGTGGCGGCGGACTATTTGGAAAACCAGCAACATCCCGAGGTCATCGCGATGACGGAGGCACAGTACGGCGCAGGCATCGCCGCCTACATCGGGCGGGCCATCCGGCAGTACTTTGGGGTGTGACACGCCGTCATGAATACAAAAAACCGCGCTGCCGCAGTTGCGGTGGCGCGGTTTTTTCATCAAGGGTTGCGGCGCGCGGATCAGTCCGCGGTGTAGGGCAGCAGCGCCATCACGCGGGCGCGCTTGATGGCCATCGCCAGCTGGCGCTGGTGCTTGGCGCAGGTGCCGGACATGCGGCGGGGCATGATCTTGCCGCGCTCGGTCATGTAGCGGCGCAGGCGCGCGATGTCCTTATAATCGATCTCGTCCATCTTATCGACGCAGAACGCGCAGACGCGACGGCGAGGCCGGCGGCCGCCGCGGTTGGGGCGGCGCTCACGGCGCTCCCCCTGCGGGCGGCCAGCATTCTCCGTATGCTGCTGCGCAGGGGCTTCCGTGCGCGGCGCTTCAACGGCCTGATTCTCAGCCATAGCAAATGCCTCCTTCAAAAGCAGTGATTAGAAAGGCAGCTCATCGTCGTCGATGGACTGCATGTCCTCCGGCATATCGTACTGCGGCGCGCCGCCGTCACGATGCGCGGGGGCACCACCGCCGCCCTGGGGCTGGGTGGTGATAAATTCAACTTCGTCGGCAACAATCTCCGTTACATAGCGGCGGGTGCCGTCTTGGGCGTCGTAGCTGCGGGTTTGGATGGTGCCGCAGACCGCCACGCGGCTGCCCTTGTGCAGGTAACGGTGGCAGCTCTCCGCCTGGCCGCGCCACACCACGATGGGCAGGAAATCCGCCTCGCGGGTTCCCTGGGCGTTGGCAAAGCGGCGGTTGACCGCCAGTGTAAAGGTGCACACCGAAATATCATTCTGCGTCTTGCGCAGCTCGGGGTCCTTGGTGAGGTTGCCCACCAGTATTGCTCGGTTCATGCACGTGCCTCCTTATTTTGCCGCTTTTTCCTCGGGCTTGCGCGTGACCATAAAGCGCAGGATATTCTCCTGGATCAGCATGTTGCGCTCCAGCTCACGCGGAAGCGTAGGCTCGCTCGAGAAGTTCATCAGGACGTAATAGCCCTCGTTCATGTCGTTGATGGGATAGGCCAGCTTGCGGCGGCCCCACTCATCCACGCTGTCAACCGTGCCGCCGTTTTCACTCACCAGGTTGGAGAACCGTTCCACGATCTCCTTCTTCTGAGCTTCCTCCAGCGAATCGTTGATGATGTACAACACTTCGTATTGATTCATTGCTCTTTCACCTCCTCTTGGACATAAGGCCCTGTGACCATCCGCACAGGGCAAGGATAGTTGCTATTATAGCACAACGCGCGCGCCATCGCAAGGACGCGCGCGCATGGAACGTACAATTTTTACAGGCCCAGTTTGCGTTTGGAGAGGGCGATGCGGCGCATGGTCTCCTGCCGGCCCAGTATCGCGGCGATCTCGATGGCGCCGCCCGCGGTGGACTGTTTGCCCGTGATGGCGATGCGCGCCGGCCAGAGCACCTGCCCGTTTTTGACGCCGAGGTCTGCCACCAAGCCAAAGAGCGCCTCGTGCAGCGCCTCGGCCGTCCAGTCCTTTACGGATGTGAGGACCTGCTCGATGCGCGGCAGCATCTCCCGCGCCTGCTCCACGCTGGTCTTCATCTTTTTGTGGGCGAACAGCGCCAGGTCGTAGTCCTCGTCCATGCGGCCGAAGAAGCCCACCAAATCCGCAATCTGGGTGAGCACCTCCACGCGGGGCTGCAGGATGTCCAGCAGCATGTCCACATCGGCCAGCTGATCCACATCCAGCGCCCGTGCAAGGTAGGGCATGGCCGTCTTGCGCCACTGCTCCCTGGTCATTTTGCGGATATACGCCGCGTTGAACCAGGTGAGCTTAGCCATGTCAAAGATCGCGGGGGCTTTGTTGATGCCCTTGATATCGAAGGCCTCGATGAGCTCCTCTTTGGTGAAAAGCTCCTGGTTGGTGCCCGGGTTCCACCCCAGCAGCGCGATGTAGTTGACCACCGCCTCCTTGAGAAAGCCCGCGCGCAGCAAATCCTCAAAGGAGGGGTCGCCGTGGCGCTTGGAGAGCTTCCGGTGGGTGTCCTTCATCACCGGCGGCAGGTGGATGTAATGCGGGATGGGCCAGCCGAACGCCTCGTAGAGTAGATTGTACTTGGGCGAGGAGGACAAATACTCCGTACCGCGCATCACGTGGGTGATGTGCATCAGGTGGTCGTCCACCACGTTGGCAAAGTTGTAGGTGGGCAGCCCATCGCTCTTGAGCAGCACCACGTCGTCCAGGGTGTCGTTCTCCACGGTGACGCTGCCAAAGACCATGTCCTCAAAGGTGGTGGTGCCCTCTGTGGGCATATCCTGGCGGATAACGTAGGGCTCGCCCGCGTCGATGCGGCGCTGGATCTCCTCTTGAGACAGAGACTTGCAGTGCTTGTCGTATTTGAACGTCTCCCCCTTTGCCTCGCAGGCGGCGCGCAGTTCGTCCAGGCGCTCCTTGGTGCAGAAGCAGTAGTACGCCTTGCCCGCGCGCACCAGCTGCTCGGCATACTGCCTGTACAGCGCCCGCCGCTCGGTCTGGATATAGGGGCCGTAATCGCCGCCCACGTCCGGGCCCTCGTCGTAATCCAGGCCCGCCTGGCGCATGGATTGGTAGATCAGCTCGGTGGCGCCTTCCACCTGGCGCTGCTGGTCGGTGTCC
Above is a window of Maliibacterium massiliense DNA encoding:
- a CDS encoding DUF2232 domain-containing protein, with the protein product MQKDKGASGRWGRDILVGCLYAVLLVLGFAVPLLLPACIILLLVLFCGGRRDLATMLVVMSVLGTLLVFGIDWVPVAVLLALLGIPTLMVGLWWKKRPKGPHFDGLIMACMGMALSLLVVWGIAAMAVGSEPIGALSEALHQGLAQADTPASMQTLRILWQSQKIIDGVTLSESFTFADAVRVAEQSAALSRDTLVAQTGTIIETLIRSVLPYLVVVYSAIGGLIVYAGAAGKLAKERNGRGLLGLTGAPRRKLPPFKLWEVPRDIGNGLFLLMILALLASLFGWSSFNAVQDILYTLLSVVFFVQGLACCSYFLQRWKMKRAARIALLALLLILLAPITAPIVTMLGIFEHVFRFRLMMELGPRLKQMMRFPDDMMPPQDGGEKPQSPTPPDAQEEHTDAPTPDGEDEDHEKHKEDE
- a CDS encoding single-stranded DNA-binding protein; the protein is MNRAILVGNLTKDPELRKTQNDISVCTFTLAVNRRFANAQGTREADFLPIVVWRGQAESCHRYLHKGSRVAVCGTIQTRSYDAQDGTRRYVTEIVADEVEFITTQPQGGGGAPAHRDGGAPQYDMPEDMQSIDDDELPF
- the rplI gene encoding 50S ribosomal protein L9, coding for MKVILLQDVKGTGKQDDIVQVSDGFARNFLFPRNLALEATGNNLNNIQQKKRTLQHRKDVEKAEAQALCEKLSGMRVRVQVKAGKDGRLFGSVTSKEICDALEKQHGIKLDKKRVELAAPIKQAGEVQVSVRVYAEMTAQITVSVEANEG
- a CDS encoding MerR family transcriptional regulator; its protein translation is MKTVKEVSQMTGISIRALRYYDEIGLLKPTACTDARCRLYDADALEKLQLISLLRELEVPLTEIKRMLALPREAFCVALRAHKKTLVRRRNRLNGLIAYIEDTTSGGDAPRFAPFDKAQIDAIFDHALSLQSAASIQAITDHFGSIDALRAMFTRHLQDEAVSAHVSHMYANKEKAVCASLQHMGDAQALAAHKDAFDAVYWQFAQAMQAKDEALAMDAVQKLANIYQAMFRLDNARYLLLKVAADYLENQQHPEVIAMTEAQYGAGIAAYIGRAIRQYFGV
- the dnaB gene encoding replicative DNA helicase gives rise to the protein MVQDRMPPSSMEAEQSTLGCMMLSEAATAQAAAVLAPEDFYVPAHREIYAAMLALYSAGKPVDLVTVTDELRSRGSIDGIGGPTYLVDLSQSVPGAANVEAYIKIVEDKSTLRRLIAAGEGIAKESYQPSGEVEEVLDSAEQAIFNISQRKTRQAFSPLKDVLMDAYEQIEQAYATKQRVTGIPTGFVDLDNRTAGFHGSELILVAARPSMGKTSFVMNLVQNAAIKHRAKVAVFSLEMSVAQLANRMLCSEALVDMQRVRSGELEDEDWPKLLAAMSALSETDIYIDDTPGISVMEMRSKCRRLKMEHGLDLIAIDYLQLMSGGNSESRQQQISDISRALKGLARELDVPVIALSQLSRAAEARQDHRPMLSDLRDSGAIEQDADVVIFLYRDAYYDQEADDMAEIILAKQRNGPTGTIKLLWQGQYTRFINPATRWQENAAQ
- the gltX gene encoding glutamate--tRNA ligase, which gives rise to MPDTVRTRFAPSPTGYLHIGGLRTALYTYLFARKAGGKFILRIEDTDQQRQVEGATELIYQSMRQAGLDYDEGPDVGGDYGPYIQTERRALYRQYAEQLVRAGKAYYCFCTKERLDELRAACEAKGETFKYDKHCKSLSQEEIQRRIDAGEPYVIRQDMPTEGTTTFEDMVFGSVTVENDTLDDVVLLKSDGLPTYNFANVVDDHLMHITHVMRGTEYLSSSPKYNLLYEAFGWPIPHYIHLPPVMKDTHRKLSKRHGDPSFEDLLRAGFLKEAVVNYIALLGWNPGTNQELFTKEELIEAFDIKGINKAPAIFDMAKLTWFNAAYIRKMTREQWRKTAMPYLARALDVDQLADVDMLLDILQPRVEVLTQIADLVGFFGRMDEDYDLALFAHKKMKTSVEQAREMLPRIEQVLTSVKDWTAEALHEALFGLVADLGVKNGQVLWPARIAITGKQSTAGGAIEIAAILGRQETMRRIALSKRKLGL
- the rpsF gene encoding 30S ribosomal protein S6, giving the protein MNQYEVLYIINDSLEEAQKKEIVERFSNLVSENGGTVDSVDEWGRRKLAYPINDMNEGYYVLMNFSSEPTLPRELERNMLIQENILRFMVTRKPEEKAAK